The Eublepharis macularius isolate TG4126 chromosome 12, MPM_Emac_v1.0, whole genome shotgun sequence genomic sequence GAATTTTGAGGTGGTATAGCCTGGGGTGAGGACGATACCATTTTAGTGATGGACAATTTATAAAGCAACCTCTTCCAGTGGCCCACTCACCTGTTCTTCTTTTCCTGTAGAATAGGAAGGCAACCAGCAACAGGAGGAGAATCGAAAGGCCCCCGGCACTGCTTGCCCATATAACTTTTGAGGACCCTGCTGTAAAATCCATAGAAACCTTTCATTAAGGGACTGCAGGCTTTCTCTTTCCACCCATGACTAGTGCCCCAAGAATGGTCCTTCCATCAATCAATCATTGCATCCATTCATCTACCCTGTGCATATTAAGTCGGGTGAGAAAAATACATCAATGCTATTCTCAGCACCCCAAAACACTGTGCATACGATTCCTTTGTTCTATTCAATGTAATTGGATTGATCCTCAAGGATGTTTAGGCAACCCTAAtcccaaaatagcaaagagtccagcagcacctttaagacgaaccaactttactgtagcataagctttcgagaaccacagtactctgtgtcagatgcatctgatgaaaagaactgtggttctcgaaagcttatgctacagtaaagttggttcgtcttaaaggtgctgctggactctttgctattttgccactacagactaacacggctaactcctctggtcctAATCCCAAAAGCTCCTTCCTCAAGCAGAGGGGAGAGGTCTGGAATATCAGGGGGCAAGGCAGGCTCCTCACCTGTCACAACCAGCTCCACAGGCTGGCTTGGCCTTGACCAGATGAAAGAATGGTTGCTGTGGACATACTGACAGGTGTATGTCCCTGCATTTTCTGATGTTATATCGTGGAGAATGAACTTGGTTGTGTTTTTGTCAGGCTTTGCCTTCTGTGATGCTGTCAGGTTTCCTGATTTGTGCAGGGAGAAGTTCAGGCCATTCTGCGGTCCTTGGCAATGGATGGTGACTTTTGAGCCTGGAGCAAGATGTCTACTGGGTTTCCCCTTGATGGAGGGTTGGGGAAGATTGGGATCTGAAGGcaggaaaaacacaatgaaggcATGGAGTCATGCTGTTTGGTATTTAGCCAGTGTATACTTGCTACCTAGCAGATCATCTTCTAGTACAAAATCTCTCAAATGGACTATTCTGTGCTAGCACCCTAAAGACACAAACAGCAGGCACAAGCCATGGATTCCAGTATTCTGTAAATGCTGCAAGCAGGTTTGAATGACTGAACAACCAGAGTGGGTTGAGAGATGCTGGAGGGATTACCAGTGGCCAAGACCAGAGCATACTGAATTCTTCTTTATTAAAAGCAGAAGCAGAACGAATTGTGCAACAGAGATACATGGGCATCTGGTACAAATGTGGAGAATTATTCATGCTATCTTCTTCCAAATTTGAAAATTTATTTTTAGTCACAGAATGTTCATGAATGGATTTCTACTGCTGTTTGCAAATGTACGATgtatatatccagggcttttttcctgggaaaagaggtggtggaactcagtgagttgtcctcggagaaaatggtcacatggctggtggccccgccccctgatctccagacagaggggagcttagattgccctacgcaccgcTGGTGTgtagggcactctaaactcccctctgcctggagatcagggggtggggccaccagccatgtgaccattttcaagaggtgctggaactccgttcccctgcgatcccactgaaaaaaatccctgtgtaTATCCCTTTGGACTTCTGTAGCACTTTGCCCCTGAATCATTGGCAGGAGAAAGGTGAGCCCTTATCAGCCTCACAGCCATCACTTGTTTATGTGGTCAAGACTCTGGGAGGATCTTGAGGAGATGATGACCGTTGCAAGGGGACAAGTAGCTGTCACCACTGGACTGCAGCAAGTGTCCTCTTCAGTGCAGAATAATGATCAGACTGTGAGCTGGACCACAAGAGACGAGTTTCACATGGCTGGTCGGTGCAAATTTACCTGGGAAGTGGAGGAgactctttcccttctccttcccctctctgtgagagccgcctgccagcttcaggcttcCCTCACTTGCTACGGAGACAGCCGTCAGCAAAGCTCCAGCTGCAGCAACAAGCAGAGGAATCTGCCGCCCCCGCCGgggctgctctgacatgccctcgcTCCGGTTTTGCTGCGACTGGAGCTTTGCCAATGGCTGtgtgggtgaagctacaagtgacgaatgacacttgaatggcagtgtatttctccctgttcacttgcgctccactcaatccacttgccgttcaagtgtcattcgtcacttgtagcttggccctgtagcAGCTCCCTGGGGGCTGGCAGGCAGCCCACCAGACACAGggcaccctgggagagagcagcagttgCCCACGCCGGATGGTCTTTGGGGGCCCTCACATCCACCAGGTGGCTCTcacagagagggaaaggagtctcctacatttcccaggtaaatTTTGCCGACCCGCCATGTGAAACTTGTCTCTTGTGGTCTGACTCTGTGTTAAACTAGTATTgggcagacccaggttcaatgccCTTCTCAGAGTCTCTTACACGAGgaggctcaagtgtagggagatgcaatgttagccaggaagcatactttaaaaagacagagccaaaggctctctCCACAGGGTAGCTTTAAAAGACAAAGCAGACAGAGAGAGCTCCTTAGAGggttgttaatttaatcttcgtctccctgaaggctctgtcaatatcacctcccctttggggagccATGAAACATACTGTGGGTGACTTTGGACTagtcagccccacctacctcacaggattgctgcaGGTTAAATTGGAGAGGGGTCCAACCTTGTCCTGAGCTCCTTTggggaaagatgggataaaatatgAAGGAAGGAAATGTGAAAGAAGAACATCTTGAAAGGGGACTGGAGCTGCACACTGACTAAAGAAAGCCCAGATGCCGACCACTCCTCACCTTCCAGTGGAAAACTCTCATacttgaatgagggcagccaataacaagccctgccttacagtGGCCTCACTCGTTTTCTGAAAAGCTGAAGTACTGGCAGGCACCAGGGCACCCACAGGTGCCATGCGGGGACCTCCGTTGTAGGGTAAACAATTTGAGAGGCATTTGAGGCATTGGCCATGTAACTATAAACATGTGCATGGAAGGCGGTCATTAGGGTAGTGCTTTGCTCCGTATCAGCATCTTCTTTTTCTCCCTAATGTCCCCCTAGTCCCTGCGGAGATCTAAGTTCAATGTTCTTCTTAACCACGAAgcacactgggtgactttggaccggCCACTCTCAGTCCCTCCTATCTCAAAGGATTGTTGGAGGACACCCAACttcactctgagctccttgcaggaaagatgggataaaatgtgATAGAAGTGTTGAGGTTGTTCTAGTATATTAGAATCTGGAATGGTTCTAaactatatattttatttgtgCACAGGtttctcctagggttgccaggtgtctggttttcccctagacagtccagttttttcttggactgtctgaAGGAAACGGGGTTAAAATATTGGACAGACCTTCCTGCACTGCTtcagcctcctcccccctgcttccAGCACTGGGTGAGTGGGGGGCCAGCCAACCCATCTGGCCTCCTCCTGCAAGCCTGGGAAGCAGCtggcccactcacctggctggcctcTTGTGAACCGGGGAAATGGCCAGGCCAGCTAGTCCACCAGGCCTCCTGAATGCTGAAGAAGTGGCTAGACTGGCTAGCCCGCCCAGCAACAGGGGAGAGGccagcgatgatgtcacttcaaaaAGCAACATCATCACATGGGGCCTGGGAAGAACCTGTTTGTGTGAGAACCTGAGttaccagcttggtgtagtggttaagagcacgggactctaatctggagagccgggtttgattccccactcctccacaaagccagctgggtgaccttgggcgagtcacagttctcttgagctctcttagccccacccacctcacagggtgattgttgtggggtaataataacactttgtaaaccgctctgagtgggcattaagttgtcctgaagggcggtatataaatcgaatgttattattatgttattattattttttcaggGCTGGACAAATGAATGTGCTCTTCCACCTGCAATTTATTTTGTTGTAGGGCTGGGATCCCCAACCATTCTAAAGGCACCTTTAGAATGCTGAGATGGGGTTGTGggcaccaccccaaaatggctgtctCAGAAGGTGAAGCCAAATCGAATACCTCAcacctcctgggaagaaggaaatctCGAAGGGTGACTGCAACCACACACTGACTAAAGAAAACCCCGATGCTTACTAGTCCTTCTCACTTTCCAGTGGAAAaccatttgaatgagggcagtcAGGAACAAGCATTGCATTAcaatggccctgcccactttcagaAAAGCTTGGAAGGCACCAAGAGAAGTACTAGTGGGTGCCTTGGTGCCCATGGGTCCCATATTGGGGACCCCGTTATAGGGTAAACAATTTGATAGGCAGTTGGGGCATTGGGAGTGAAACTATAAACATGTGCATGGAAGGCAGTCATTGAGTTAGTGTTGGGCTCAATGCCAACATCCTCTTTCCCCCCTGATATCAACCTAGCTCCTGAAACCCAGCTTGAGTGATGACAATTGGACATGGAAAAAGTGGCATTCATATCTATTACCAATAGCTAGGCTGCAGCATGGGTTTGAGATCAGGATGCAAAATATGTATCTGGCTTGGTTTTGATGAACTATTGCTGATGCTTTGTGAGCATCAGTGCCTGCAATTACCCACAAAAATTATTGAACATTTCAACCTCATTTATAAGCATTGGAAAAGGGAAGGAATGCCAGGTTTGGGGCTTTTACCTCTCAGAATCAAATCCACGGGGTTACTTGGCTCTGACCAGACAAATGGATTTCCTGCGAGGTGATATTGGCAGGTGTAGCTCCCAGCATCCTCCAATGTCACCATAGAGAGAAGGAGCTCTTTTGTGTCTCCACCTGGCTCCCTCTTCCGTGATGCAGTCAGGTTCCTTGACTGGTGCAGGGAGAAGTTCAGCCCATCCTCTGGTCCTTGGCACTCAATGGTGACATTCAAGCCCAGATCAATCTGACCTTTGGGTTCTGCCCTGATGAAGGGTTTGGAGAGGCTTGGATCTAGGGATTAAAATGTAATGAATCTCTAGGCACATTAAAATTTAGAATTCAACCAACATTTCCTATGAAGTTCAATCACAGATTATGTGTCAGTCTGAATGCTAATGATATTCAAGTCTGGTGTAAAATGTGACATACTGTCTTTTAAAGCAATTCTAAGTATTGTGTCCTTAGGATAGAAGAGTATCTGTGGCACTGTTTACAGAAGCAGCAGATCTGTTATCTTGCTTCAGATGCCCAAATCGCAGCACTCAACTTCACCGCACCCTCTGCCCCTTCTTTTTGGATGATGACCATCTGTCTCACAACCTTCAGTCCATCACACCCCTAACACCTTTTCTCCCACCTCTCAGCTGGAGGGTTTGTCATCTTCCCCAAACATTGATGGACAGTCCATCAAAGCACAGAAAGATTCCCCGTCTATCAGGAAGCCCTTTTCTAACCCTCGGCTTTTCATTGACAAAACCTCAGTTGACCATTCAGGTCTATTATCCTAAGAAATAGCCAGCCATCAACTCTAGAAATGCCTCTTGCTCTGTGCAGCCTTTCTGTTTGCTTTAGAGATATGGGATATGCAAAACCTGTTTATTGTTAATAAAAAATATGCAAAGTCACTCTTACCTGTTACATAGATGGCTACTTTATCACTGAAATCTGAGCATTGATCAGACAAGCAATATTGACACCAATAGATCCCAGCATCTGATGGTGAGACATTTTGAATGAAAAATTCAGCCTGGGACTTTTCCTGGGCTGCCAAAGGATACTTAGCTGAACCTGGTTCTTTGTGTAGCTTGAATTGAACTTTATCGTGATGTTTGTTCTTACAGTAGATTGTAGCATGTGCTCCCAGGGTAAGGTTCTCACTGGGTTCCACTGAGATGGATGGCCTGGGATAAGCTTGTccagaatgagagagagaaaacaagagtgaGATCTGGAATGGGCACCAGAGAGCAGTTCTGAAAAATCTCAAGGAAGGAGCTGGAGAAACCCTTTGTCTCTGTTGGTGGAAACGATGAacctttcttatttcttattttaaTTCCTTTAATATATTCTCTTACTCTTGAGTATTTGAGGTGATTCATAGCATAAAAACACAATGAATAAGAGTTTCATCTTAAAACACTATGTATAAATGAAAATGCTCTAAAAGGCCAGCAttatgtaagtaaataaaatataacacATTAATTCACAGCAACATGAACTCAGAATCCTACATCGAGCCCCTGGCATCCTCGTTGTCCATCCTTACTATACAGTGACAATGACAAAATGTCCCTTCCAAGTGGGGCCTTTGAGTGACAAGAGCATGGGATCAGTGGGACTGAACATGCCTCTTTTTGTAGGCTGCATGTGCGGCAAACATAATAGCTGAACTTTCACAAGAGGACAGAATCTCACCCGACTGCGGGAAGTCCGGTTCCAGAGTGTTTTAGAGAAGAATGGGGATAATGAAACAAGAGGATGGCTTCAAGTGgtcagctgtgttggtctgaagtagcAGTATTTGAATCCAGTGGAAAAAGACCAACCTTGGGGTACCTTCCACCttggttcccagcctccaggtggtggctggagatctctcagaaattacaactgatctccagatgacagagatcagttgccccatagaaaaagaaagctttggagggtggactctatagcattataccccactgatgtccctcccttccccaaaccccacctttccatgctctgccaccaaatctccaagtatttcccaagCATGAGCTGGCAAACCTATCTATGATTCAATGATTTAAATACAGTAGAAAATGAGAAACTCTTAAAATCAAATGTACATTTTAGTCAGTGTAGCTTTTCCATTTGATTTATGGTTGTGGAAAATAACAAAGGCATTTTAGTATTTAGTAATAACAAAAGTATTTAGTAGGAGAGCCAGTTAagagcactggactctaatctggagaaccaggtttgattcctcactcctccgcttgaagccagctgggtgaccttgggttagtcgcagcttctaggagctctctcagccccacctacctcacagggagctttgttgtggggataatagtaacatactttgtaaaccgctctcagtgggtgttaagtcatcctgaagggtggtatataaatcgaatgttattattatgttattattattatttacgaAAATAGCATACAAGGACTGAGATAGGCCTTCACCTCTTACATTGATATGTACTTCATCACTAATATCAACATCGGTTTCGATGACTGTTTTCTTGG encodes the following:
- the LOC129339522 gene encoding leukocyte immunoglobulin-like receptor subfamily B member 3 — its product is MRFSSCILFLGWWVTGRSSMTSGAYPRPSISVEPSENLTLGAHATIYCKNKHHDKVQFKLHKEPGSAKYPLAAQEKSQAEFFIQNVSPSDAGIYWCQYCLSDQCSDFSDKVAIYVTDPSLSKPFIRAEPKGQIDLGLNVTIECQGPEDGLNFSLHQSRNLTASRKREPGGDTKELLLSMVTLEDAGSYTCQYHLAGNPFVWSEPSNPVDLILRDPNLPQPSIKGKPSRHLAPGSKVTIHCQGPQNGLNFSLHKSGNLTASQKAKPDKNTTKFILHDITSENAGTYTCQYVHSNHSFIWSRPSQPVELVVTAGSSKVIWASSAGGLSILLLLLVAFLFYRKRRTGFSSRERHEPVNVPMQSHTGADQEEVTYVTLDQRLLKAMQSADPARVPEPCVYEAVAKNRIKAGPEAK